A window of Kangiella sp. TOML190 genomic DNA:
TGAGATATTTACTGACGATGACAACGACGGTTATTACCGTGATTTTAAAATCAGCTTTGATGCTGATACCACATTAACCTCGCGCGATGTGGTGGCGAAACTTTACCAAAAATCGGCTGCTGGCGATTGGCAATATGAAACCGAGTCAGAGGTTTATACCATTAACGGCACCAGCACTGACGACACCATTGCTTTTGAAGCCACTTGGCAGGCAGGTTACGCCACAAACTATTATGATTTTAAAATCGAAATAGTTGACCCTGCGACCAATGAGCTACTGGCAGAAGCATCGAATGACTTTGGCCCTTTAGTTGATGTGCCGCTAGAAGATGCAGGTAAAGATACGGCTTCTGGCGGTTCGGGCTCTGGTGGTTCCGGTTCGGGCTCTGGTGGCGGCGTTAGCACTAGCAGCTCAGGCTCAGGTGGCGGTAGCTGGGGCTTGCTCGGAGTCTTGTTACTCGGCGCTTTTGGTTGGTTGAGACGTAAAACTTAATCCCATCCTAACTACTTTACAGTTTTAACCTAAAGCCTGCTGTGTGTGGGCTTTTTTGATTTATTGACACATTTTGTAACATCAGCTATGTGAAATATGACACAGTTGTTAATCCCTTTTCCTTATAATCACATCTTATCCAAAACACTTATAAGATTATGGGTTAGTCACCAATGGGCAAGATAGCTTTAATCACTATAGTAAGTTCTTTAGGATTATTGGCACTTTCGACCGCAACTGCTAAACAGGATCCGTTGAAGATACCAAAAGTAGATGCTCAAATTGAAGTCGATGGTGAGCTAAATGAAGCCTTTTGGCAGCAAGCGACTCAAGTTAATTTAGGTGTCGAAACTCGCCCTGGTGAAAATGTCGAGGCTAAAGTCAAAACCACTGCCTATATAGCCGAAAACGGTACATCTCTTTTAATAGCACTAGTTGCCGATGATCCAGATCCCAGTCAAATCCTAGCGTCATTAAAAGATCGTGACACCATTTGGGCTGATGACTCAGCTGGCTTTAAAGTCGATACTTTTAATGATGAGCGAAAAGCCTATATTTTCTTCGTTAATCCTCTTGGGATTCAGATGGATTCTATAGAGGACGATGTTACTGGTAATCTAGACAGTTCTTGGGACGCTATCTGGTATAGCGAAGGCAAAATTACCGACACAGGCTATCAAGTTGAAATCGAAATTCCTTTTAAAGTTTTACGCTTTCCCAACACCAGCGGTGAGAAAACTTGGGGTATCGACTTTGTGCGGTTTTACCCGCGCGATTACCAGTATCGCTTAGCATTCAATCAAGTCGCTCGTGATCAAAGTTGCTCAGTATGCCAAATTAGTAAAATTAGCGGTTTTGAATCTATCGAAAGTGGCCAGAATTTAGAGGTCACGCCTTATATTTCAGCGCAGCGCATTGATGATCGGAACCCGCCTAGCCAAAGCGAATGGCAAAATGGTGATTTTGATTTTGATGGTGGTTTGGATGTGCGCTGGGGAGTAACCGACAACTCAGTATTGAATGCAACCATTAACCCCGATTTTTCACAAGTGGAATCGGATGCGGTGCAATTGGATGTGAATAGAACTTTTGCATTATTTTTCGAGGAAAAACGTCCGTTCTTTCTGGAAGGTGCGGATTACTTTAATACCAGTTTTCTAAATTTGCTGCATACTCGAAATATTGCTGATCCTGACTTTGGGCTCAAATATACGGGCAAAAGCGGTAAGCACTCGTATGGAGTTTTAGCTGCACGCGACAATAGCACTAGTTTTTTACAACCCGCGGCTCAGTCTTCAGGTTTAGCGACTTTTGATGATCTAGAGTCGGATGCTTTTGCTGCTCGTTACAGTTACGACATGGGCGATAAATCACAAATTGGCGCTATGCTGACTTATCGCTCTGGCGATGACTATGAAAATACTATGGTCAGTCTTGATGGTAAATATTATTTTACTGATGAAGATGTTTTGCGTTATCAAGCGGTCTATTCTGACTCGGAAGATCCTGAAAGTTTGCGTAATGAAACCGACTACCAAGACTACAATTCTGGCAGCGGTTATGCACTGGCCTATAATCATAATGGCCGTAATTGGAACTGGCGCGCTTCACGAGTAGATTTTGAAGAAGGTTTTCGCGCAGATCTAGGTTTTATCAATCAGGTGGGTTTTAGCCGCGATCTGGTTGGCCTTGGCTACACTTGGCAGGGAGAAGAGGGCGATACTTTTGATCGGATCGCTTTAGGCGGGGATGTGGATCGAACCGAAGACTTTACTGGACAAAAATTAGAAGAAGAAGCTGAGTTTTGGCTTAATGTGAATGGTCCTTATCAATCATGGTTTGGTTTTGGCGCTGGCGTTCGCGACGTTTGGCGCCAAGATGAGCGCATTCCTTTAGCGGTCGATATGCCTAGGATTTGCGTCGCTGGCTGTTGGTTTGATCAAGATTTCTATTGGATTGAAGGCAACTTTCGCCCCATAACCAGTTTGCAAATTGGTAGTTATTATAATGGCGGCGATGCTTTAGATTTTGAAGAAACTCGCGCTGCTACTCGTAAAAACTATGGTCTTTGGTTTAACTGGCAGGCGACACGTCATTGGTATTTGTCCACTAATTTAAGGAAATCCCAATTGGATATTGATGAGGGAAGTTTGTTCGACGCCAATATTCTAAACCTAAACTCTACTTACCAGTTCGATAAAAAGCAGTATATTCGACTGACCGTACGCTACCGCGACATTGATTTTAACCCCTCTTTATATGAAGAACCTAAAGACTCCAATAGGAAGAGTATGGCTAGGCAGCTACTTTATGCCTATAAAGTGAATCCAAGAACCGTATTTTTTCTCGGCTATTCCGATGGTGGCTTTGAAGATGATTCGGTAGACGATTTTGAGAAAACTAGCCGTTCGGTTTTCAGTAAATTTAGCTACGCATTCCAACTTTAACCGTTATTCATAATCCCGTTTAAACAAGGCTTAGCACCAACTAAGTCTTTATTTTATTGACTCTTTTTGCTATAAACGGTCTAGCTGAAGGAGAAAAGATGCATTATAAAAATAATTTGATAGGAATAGGGTTTTTATTCCTAGCAACGGCTGCCTGTGATTTAGGGAAAGTCGCTGCGGCGCAAATGGATGGGAAAACTACTAACCAAAATATTGAAATCCCCCAAGATATTCCAAAAATAAAAACCAATCTTGAACTCGATGGTCGTTTGTCGGAAGCCGTATGGCAACAAGCTAAACGCGTTGATCTGGCCTATGAGACCGATCCTGGCGAAAATATTCCAGCTAAGGTGAGCACTCAAGCTTATGTCTTTGAAGATGGCGATTTCTTGTATATAGGCTTTAAAGCCGAAGATCCAAACAAAGAAAGTCTGCGAGCTTCGTTTCGTGATCGTGATGATATTGCGGATGAAGATCTAGTTGGGATAAAAATTGATACCTTTAATGATCAACGAAGAACCTATAACTTTTTTGTTAATCCTCTGGGGATCCAAGAAGACTCGATTTCTGATGACGTGCTT
This region includes:
- a CDS encoding carbohydrate binding family 9 domain-containing protein, which codes for MGKIALITIVSSLGLLALSTATAKQDPLKIPKVDAQIEVDGELNEAFWQQATQVNLGVETRPGENVEAKVKTTAYIAENGTSLLIALVADDPDPSQILASLKDRDTIWADDSAGFKVDTFNDERKAYIFFVNPLGIQMDSIEDDVTGNLDSSWDAIWYSEGKITDTGYQVEIEIPFKVLRFPNTSGEKTWGIDFVRFYPRDYQYRLAFNQVARDQSCSVCQISKISGFESIESGQNLEVTPYISAQRIDDRNPPSQSEWQNGDFDFDGGLDVRWGVTDNSVLNATINPDFSQVESDAVQLDVNRTFALFFEEKRPFFLEGADYFNTSFLNLLHTRNIADPDFGLKYTGKSGKHSYGVLAARDNSTSFLQPAAQSSGLATFDDLESDAFAARYSYDMGDKSQIGAMLTYRSGDDYENTMVSLDGKYYFTDEDVLRYQAVYSDSEDPESLRNETDYQDYNSGSGYALAYNHNGRNWNWRASRVDFEEGFRADLGFINQVGFSRDLVGLGYTWQGEEGDTFDRIALGGDVDRTEDFTGQKLEEEAEFWLNVNGPYQSWFGFGAGVRDVWRQDERIPLAVDMPRICVAGCWFDQDFYWIEGNFRPITSLQIGSYYNGGDALDFEETRAATRKNYGLWFNWQATRHWYLSTNLRKSQLDIDEGSLFDANILNLNSTYQFDKKQYIRLTVRYRDIDFNPSLYEEPKDSNRKSMARQLLYAYKVNPRTVFFLGYSDGGFEDDSVDDFEKTSRSVFSKFSYAFQL